One genomic window of Tenacibaculum tangerinum includes the following:
- a CDS encoding ATP-binding cassette domain-containing protein encodes MNIKEIELTNIKGIQNEIFPLNLIPNKPSIFVAPNGFGKSSIGIGFDSLKPKKIELDEKSYFENNDSNRPELKITITENGTEQTLIANDTQNTINDVFDVFVINSQVVSKATSQRYGGRTITRSSLEIEPTIFVPRIPNKVHFNYSISAEKKDFGSNGKLLERIENILYNPQVQRLIAHEINLDKFGQVKIGKYISDYKTSINQLSGTSESIKRQVNDNPIESILDCDEFIKLRDIVKSFGFANASTDFECNLVAIQIISTYHKTGKTQYRKACNYIYYSEYKDEITRMISDFNTTRFRIVPKEDKKKGLMVNWPKAHQMSNGQRDILSFVTLMMKSRSSFQKENCILIIDEVFDYLDDANLVSFQYFITNMIEEMQSQNRNFFPIVMTHLDPNYFNHFCFNKHKLKIRYLKEQQAKASQRILNLIYNRENPLIKANVDKYFFHFHPNQIDISTDFETLGLNKSWGNSQKFLNKIYREMTKYINGQEKYDPIAVCFALRKVIEMKVYKLIKGQAEKDKFLDINGTKKKLNYSQLIGIDVPEIFFLLGIIYNTSLHLYVGQDISQPLAQKLNNLTIRNLITEVCT; translated from the coding sequence ATGAATATTAAGGAAATAGAATTAACAAACATAAAAGGAATTCAAAATGAAATATTTCCTTTGAATCTAATTCCTAACAAACCCAGCATTTTTGTTGCACCGAATGGATTTGGTAAAAGTTCAATAGGTATTGGATTCGATTCTCTAAAACCAAAGAAAATTGAGTTAGATGAAAAATCATATTTTGAAAATAATGATAGCAATCGACCTGAACTAAAAATCACAATTACCGAAAACGGAACGGAACAAACACTAATAGCGAACGACACACAAAATACTATCAATGATGTTTTTGATGTATTTGTAATAAATAGTCAAGTTGTTTCTAAAGCAACATCTCAGCGTTATGGAGGAAGAACAATTACAAGGTCTTCATTAGAAATTGAACCGACAATCTTTGTTCCTCGAATACCAAACAAAGTACATTTCAATTATTCAATATCAGCTGAAAAGAAAGATTTTGGTTCAAATGGCAAATTGTTAGAAAGAATAGAGAATATTTTATATAATCCACAAGTTCAAAGGTTAATAGCTCACGAAATTAATCTTGACAAATTTGGGCAAGTAAAAATTGGAAAATACATATCGGATTATAAAACTTCAATTAACCAATTATCTGGAACATCAGAATCAATAAAAAGGCAAGTAAACGACAATCCAATAGAATCTATTCTTGATTGTGATGAATTCATAAAACTTCGTGATATAGTCAAATCTTTTGGCTTCGCGAATGCCAGTACCGATTTTGAATGCAATCTTGTTGCCATTCAAATAATTTCAACTTATCATAAAACAGGAAAAACCCAATATAGAAAGGCTTGTAATTACATCTATTATTCAGAGTATAAAGACGAAATTACAAGAATGATAAGTGACTTTAATACAACCAGATTTAGAATAGTACCGAAAGAAGACAAGAAAAAGGGTTTAATGGTTAATTGGCCAAAGGCTCATCAAATGTCTAATGGACAAAGAGATATTCTTTCTTTTGTTACTCTAATGATGAAATCCCGTAGTTCATTTCAAAAAGAAAATTGTATTTTAATTATAGATGAAGTATTTGATTATTTAGATGATGCCAATTTAGTTTCATTTCAATATTTCATAACAAATATGATTGAGGAAATGCAATCTCAGAATAGGAATTTCTTTCCTATTGTTATGACTCATTTAGACCCTAATTATTTTAATCATTTTTGTTTTAATAAGCACAAATTAAAAATTAGGTACTTAAAGGAACAGCAAGCCAAAGCAAGTCAGAGAATTTTAAATTTAATCTACAATAGAGAAAATCCATTAATTAAAGCTAATGTTGATAAATATTTCTTTCATTTTCACCCTAATCAAATAGATATATCTACCGATTTTGAAACATTAGGACTGAATAAATCTTGGGGAAATTCTCAAAAGTTCTTAAATAAGATTTATCGGGAAATGACAAAATACATAAATGGTCAAGAAAAATACGACCCAATAGCTGTTTGCTTCGCTCTAAGAAAAGTTATAGAAATGAAAGTCTATAAATTAATCAAGGGTCAAGCTGAAAAAGATAAGTTTTTAGATATTAATGGAACAAAAAAGAAATTGAATTATTCTCAACTCATAGGAATTGATGTGCCAGAGATTTTTTTCTTGTTAGGAATAATCTATAACACCTCATTGCATTTGTATGTTGGACAAGATATATCGCAACCTTTAGCACAGAAACTGAATAATTTAACAATTAGAAATCTAATAACTGAAGTATGTACATAA
- a CDS encoding type IA DNA topoisomerase: protein MKVCIAEKPSVALEIANILGAKTKRDGYFEGNGYAVTYTFGHLCTLLEPKDYKPHWKSWDLNNLPMLPERFGTKVTGDSGIQKQFKIVKSLFEKAEVVINCGDAGQEGELIQRWVINQANYKGKIQRLWISSLTEEAIKEGFENLKNNDDYNNLYYAGYSRAIGDWLLGLNATRLYTVKFGGYKQVLSIGRVQTPTLAMLVDRYKEIQTFKPETYWELQTQYRETLFSCEEGRFLKKEDGQAFADKVKESDFEITSVSKKKGKEYAPKLFDLTGLQVYCNNKFSFSADETLKIVQKLYEMKVVTYPRVDTTFLPNDIYPKVPNILKGLQKYASLTQPLLGKKIRKSSKVFNDKKVTDHHAIIPTGVEIKLQYNQQQVYDIIVKRFIAVFYPDSDISKTEVKGEADKVPFRTSGKEILTKGWRVVFEFGNEAKKTEEKDVLPTFKKGEKGPHEPSFLEKETKPPRNYTEASLLRAMETAGKQVDDDEMRELMKENGIGRPSTRASIIETLFRRKYIERQKKLIIPTQTGIDLIDLIDNELLKSAQLTGLWEKRLKEIERGEYHAATFINQMKKMVDDLVYEVRSSSKTKRISYEAQQKKQEVKKNTSKKKTVVGKECPKCNGGQLLKGTAAYGCSAYKNGCDFTLSFEFMDKKISENQLIRLLDKGCTTNLKGFNMAGKKVAGLVRFDDNFNLKFEPKKTNSNIISNDNEKSHSESLTCPKCSKGTILKGKAAYGCSEYKSGCDFVFTFNDIKKIANGKPLTKEFVSKILTS from the coding sequence ATGAAAGTTTGTATAGCCGAGAAACCGAGTGTAGCCCTTGAGATTGCTAATATCTTAGGAGCCAAGACCAAACGAGATGGATATTTCGAGGGGAATGGCTATGCGGTTACCTATACTTTTGGTCATTTATGCACGCTTTTAGAGCCCAAAGATTACAAACCGCACTGGAAAAGTTGGGATTTAAACAATTTACCCATGCTTCCTGAACGTTTTGGCACCAAAGTTACGGGTGATAGCGGTATTCAGAAACAGTTCAAAATTGTAAAGTCTTTATTTGAAAAAGCGGAGGTAGTTATCAACTGCGGGGATGCTGGACAAGAAGGAGAACTCATTCAACGATGGGTAATTAATCAAGCTAATTACAAAGGTAAAATTCAGCGATTATGGATTTCTTCCTTAACTGAAGAGGCGATTAAAGAAGGTTTTGAAAACCTAAAAAACAACGACGATTACAATAATTTATATTACGCAGGGTATTCTCGTGCCATTGGCGATTGGTTGTTAGGGTTAAACGCCACTCGTTTGTATACCGTAAAGTTCGGTGGTTACAAACAAGTGTTATCTATTGGTAGAGTACAAACCCCTACCCTTGCCATGTTGGTCGACCGTTATAAAGAAATTCAAACCTTTAAACCCGAAACGTATTGGGAGTTACAAACCCAATATCGTGAGACCTTATTTAGTTGTGAAGAAGGACGTTTTTTAAAAAAAGAAGACGGACAAGCTTTTGCCGATAAAGTAAAAGAAAGTGACTTTGAAATAACTTCGGTTTCTAAGAAAAAAGGAAAAGAATACGCTCCTAAATTGTTCGATTTAACAGGATTACAAGTATACTGTAACAATAAATTTAGTTTTTCTGCAGATGAAACCTTAAAAATTGTGCAGAAACTATATGAAATGAAAGTGGTTACCTACCCAAGAGTGGATACTACTTTTTTACCAAACGATATATACCCTAAAGTCCCAAATATTTTAAAAGGATTACAAAAGTACGCTTCGTTAACACAGCCCCTATTAGGAAAAAAAATACGCAAATCGAGTAAAGTTTTTAACGATAAAAAAGTAACCGATCACCATGCTATTATTCCTACAGGAGTTGAAATCAAACTACAATACAACCAGCAACAAGTATATGATATTATTGTAAAACGATTTATCGCAGTATTTTACCCCGATAGTGATATCTCAAAAACGGAAGTGAAAGGAGAAGCGGATAAAGTACCTTTTAGAACTTCAGGAAAAGAAATACTTACCAAAGGTTGGCGTGTGGTTTTTGAGTTTGGCAATGAGGCTAAAAAGACAGAAGAAAAAGATGTGCTTCCTACTTTTAAAAAAGGAGAAAAAGGTCCGCACGAACCCTCGTTTTTAGAAAAGGAAACCAAGCCTCCTCGAAATTATACCGAAGCGAGTTTGTTACGTGCTATGGAAACCGCTGGAAAACAAGTAGATGATGACGAAATGCGTGAATTAATGAAAGAAAACGGCATTGGGCGTCCTTCTACACGTGCCAGTATTATTGAAACTTTATTTAGAAGAAAATATATCGAACGTCAAAAAAAATTGATTATCCCAACGCAAACAGGCATTGATTTGATCGATTTAATTGATAATGAATTGTTAAAATCGGCTCAATTAACAGGGTTGTGGGAAAAACGTTTAAAAGAAATTGAACGTGGTGAATACCATGCGGCTACATTTATCAATCAAATGAAAAAAATGGTCGATGATTTGGTCTATGAAGTACGTTCGAGTTCTAAAACCAAACGCATTTCTTACGAAGCCCAACAAAAGAAGCAAGAGGTTAAAAAAAACACTTCAAAAAAGAAAACAGTGGTTGGCAAAGAATGTCCAAAATGCAACGGAGGACAATTATTAAAAGGAACTGCTGCTTACGGATGTTCTGCATATAAAAATGGTTGTGATTTTACCCTATCTTTTGAGTTTATGGATAAAAAAATATCTGAAAATCAACTTATTCGTTTACTTGATAAAGGATGTACTACCAACTTAAAAGGCTTTAACATGGCAGGTAAAAAAGTAGCGGGTTTGGTTCGTTTTGATGATAACTTTAATTTAAAGTTTGAACCAAAAAAAACGAACTCAAATATCATTTCAAACGATAACGAGAAATCTCACTCCGAGTCCCTAACCTGTCCTAAGTGTAGTAAAGGAACTATTTTAAAAGGAAAAGCTGCCTATGGTTGTTCTGAATATAAAAGTGGTTGCGATTTTGTGTTTACTTTCAATGATATTAAAAAAATTGCCAACGGCAAACCACTTACCAAAGAGTTCGTTTCTAAAATATTGACTTCTTAA
- a CDS encoding ABC-F family ATP-binding cassette domain-containing protein, with protein sequence MLSVSNLSVQFGKRVLFDEVNTKFTQGNCYGIIGANGAGKSTFLKILSGKLEPTSGQVHLEPGKRMSVLTQDHYAFDEYTALETVLMGNKELHEIKSQIDALYADYTDENAEKIGELQVRFEEMDGWNADASAASLLSNLGIKEEDHYTLLSELDTKKKVRVLLAQALFGNPDVLIMDEPTNDLDFETIAWLENFLANYDNTVIVVSHDRHFLDAVCTHISDIDFGKINHYSGNYTFWYESSQLAAKQRAQQNKKAEDKKKELEEFIRRFSANVAKSKQATSRKKMIEKLNVDEIKPSSRRYPAIIFERDREAGDQILNIEGLSKKDAEGELLFSNVDINLNRGDKVAVISKNSKATTAFYQIITGNEEADSGKYSWGVTTTQSYLPADNSSFFQNGDLNLVDWLRQYAQTEEEREEVYLRGFLGKMIFSGEEALKKSNVLSGGEKVRCMLSRMMMTRANILLLDEPTNHLDLESIQALNNSLINFKGTVLFTTHDHEFAQTVANRVIEITPKGIIDKYATFDEYLDDSRVKELREKMYS encoded by the coding sequence ATGTTATCAGTTTCTAATTTATCAGTTCAGTTTGGAAAACGTGTTTTGTTTGATGAAGTAAATACTAAATTTACGCAAGGAAATTGCTACGGAATTATCGGAGCAAATGGAGCAGGAAAATCTACTTTCTTAAAGATATTATCAGGAAAGCTAGAACCTACCTCTGGTCAGGTTCATTTAGAGCCAGGGAAAAGAATGTCTGTATTAACACAAGATCACTATGCTTTTGACGAGTATACTGCCTTAGAAACGGTGTTAATGGGTAATAAAGAGCTACACGAGATTAAATCGCAAATTGATGCATTGTATGCTGATTACACCGATGAAAATGCAGAAAAAATTGGAGAGTTACAAGTACGTTTTGAAGAAATGGACGGTTGGAATGCCGATGCTTCTGCTGCTAGTTTATTATCTAACCTTGGTATTAAAGAGGAAGATCATTACACCTTGCTATCAGAGTTAGATACTAAGAAAAAAGTACGTGTATTATTAGCGCAAGCCCTGTTCGGAAATCCAGATGTGCTGATTATGGATGAGCCTACGAACGACCTAGATTTTGAAACGATTGCTTGGTTAGAGAATTTCTTAGCAAATTACGATAATACCGTTATTGTGGTATCTCACGACCGTCACTTTTTAGATGCAGTTTGTACGCATATTTCTGATATTGATTTCGGAAAAATAAACCATTACTCAGGAAATTATACCTTTTGGTACGAATCTTCGCAATTAGCAGCTAAACAAAGAGCACAACAAAATAAAAAGGCAGAAGATAAAAAGAAAGAACTCGAAGAATTTATTCGTCGTTTTTCTGCAAACGTTGCAAAATCTAAACAAGCCACTTCGCGTAAGAAAATGATTGAGAAATTGAATGTAGATGAAATTAAGCCATCTTCTCGTCGTTATCCTGCGATTATTTTTGAAAGAGATAGAGAAGCTGGAGATCAGATTTTAAATATTGAAGGACTATCGAAAAAAGATGCAGAAGGGGAGTTGTTATTCTCTAATGTTGATATTAACTTAAATAGAGGAGATAAAGTAGCTGTAATTTCAAAGAATTCGAAAGCCACTACAGCATTTTATCAAATTATTACAGGTAATGAAGAAGCAGACTCAGGAAAGTATAGTTGGGGAGTAACCACTACGCAATCGTATTTACCTGCAGATAACTCATCGTTTTTTCAAAATGGCGATTTAAACTTAGTAGATTGGTTACGTCAATATGCTCAAACAGAAGAAGAGCGTGAAGAGGTGTACTTGCGAGGTTTCTTAGGAAAAATGATTTTTTCTGGGGAAGAAGCTTTAAAGAAGAGTAATGTATTGTCTGGAGGAGAAAAGGTGCGTTGTATGCTATCTCGTATGATGATGACAAGAGCGAATATTTTGTTGTTAGATGAACCAACAAACCACTTAGATTTAGAGTCTATTCAAGCGTTAAATAACTCGTTAATTAATTTTAAAGGAACGGTGTTATTCACCACACACGACCACGAGTTTGCACAAACTGTAGCAAACAGAGTTATAGAAATTACACCTAAAGGAATTATTGATAAGTATGCTACATTCGATGAGTATTTAGACGATTCTAGGGTAAAAGAATTAAGAGAGAAGATGTATTCTTAA
- a CDS encoding SIR2 family protein — MLIDDIFKKINIQDGHRGYYMFETFILNLLKIHLEKVKKPFISQPRRIGFDAYAPEGIEDIEGATQIEIKFNLERFPIKRLIDQVIHIQAKIKEPEPFDNLLIISPNPISNRFKSYILHRIEDEKLPFKIIVWGPEEVNSIVAKNRKEANTIANNLFSLRIESAVVQSSKDWEKERQEKIELLNRLYKKGQFSFFLGAGVSSSAGMPDWNTLLNSLFVTYLTNEFDNESKILDTDIEQIVNRLNQIDEPSALMAARYLRKGLDNRNTESEQFTKTITENLYKLRDTGKAIDSELIKAIVEMCMPLRTGAKVKSVITYNFDDLIERQLESQSIQHHSIYSDNDFIDPDELPVYHVHGFLPENTDAYEGLEKSTLVFSEEGYHLIYSDSYHWSNLVQLSNLRENHCLMVGLSMTDPNLRRLLDIASRNSDKTRHFAFMKRLTIDNFIESKEGTVIDNIDGAKKFLDRHHNLNEEIMRELGVSIIWYTTYDEIPKLLREIKK, encoded by the coding sequence ATGCTAATAGACGATATATTCAAAAAAATAAATATTCAAGACGGACATAGAGGCTACTATATGTTCGAAACCTTTATTCTTAATTTACTTAAAATTCATCTTGAAAAAGTAAAAAAACCATTTATCTCTCAACCTCGGAGAATTGGTTTCGATGCTTATGCACCTGAAGGTATTGAGGATATTGAAGGAGCTACTCAAATAGAGATTAAGTTTAATCTCGAAAGGTTTCCTATTAAACGTCTAATAGACCAGGTTATACATATTCAAGCTAAAATTAAAGAACCTGAACCGTTTGATAATCTACTAATAATTTCGCCTAATCCTATATCAAATAGATTTAAAAGCTATATACTTCATCGGATTGAAGACGAAAAATTACCTTTCAAAATTATAGTTTGGGGACCTGAGGAAGTTAATAGTATAGTAGCGAAAAACCGAAAAGAAGCCAATACTATTGCCAACAACCTTTTCTCTTTAAGAATTGAATCTGCAGTTGTTCAATCCTCAAAGGATTGGGAAAAAGAAAGACAAGAAAAAATTGAATTATTAAATAGATTGTATAAAAAAGGACAATTTTCTTTCTTCCTTGGTGCAGGCGTTTCAAGTAGTGCAGGAATGCCTGATTGGAATACACTTTTAAATTCTTTATTCGTAACATATTTAACGAACGAATTTGATAATGAATCAAAAATATTAGATACCGATATCGAGCAAATTGTTAATAGATTAAATCAAATTGATGAACCTTCTGCATTAATGGCGGCTCGGTATTTAAGAAAAGGATTAGATAATAGGAACACAGAGTCCGAACAGTTTACAAAAACAATAACTGAAAATCTATATAAGTTACGTGACACAGGAAAAGCTATTGATTCAGAATTAATAAAAGCTATTGTCGAAATGTGTATGCCTTTAAGAACAGGTGCAAAAGTAAAATCTGTTATAACATACAATTTCGATGACCTAATAGAAAGACAACTTGAATCACAATCTATTCAACATCACAGCATTTATTCAGATAATGACTTCATAGATCCTGATGAACTACCTGTTTATCACGTTCACGGATTTTTACCAGAAAACACTGATGCTTATGAAGGATTAGAAAAAAGCACATTAGTATTTTCAGAAGAAGGATATCACTTAATTTATTCTGACTCATATCATTGGTCTAACCTTGTACAACTTTCAAATTTGAGAGAAAATCATTGCTTAATGGTAGGTTTATCAATGACAGACCCTAATTTGAGAAGACTTTTGGATATTGCTTCAAGAAATAGTGACAAAACGAGACATTTCGCTTTTATGAAAAGGTTGACTATTGATAATTTCATAGAATCAAAAGAAGGCACTGTAATAGATAATATAGATGGGGCAAAGAAATTTTTAGATAGACATCATAATTTGAACGAAGAGATTATGAGAGAACTTGGTGTTTCAATTATATGGTATACAACTTATGATGAAATTCCGAAATTATTAAGAGAAATTAAAAAATAA
- a CDS encoding elongation factor G: protein MQVYDDKHIKNVVFVGAHGSGKTTLAETMLFEAGLINRRGTVEDKNTVSDHHEIEHERGISVFATPLHTEWRNYKINIIDTPGLDDFIGEIISSIRVGDTVVNVIDGKQGVEIGTEIIWNYIDTYNRPTLFVVNQIDHVNCDFNESFNSIKKLVGNNAVKIQYPVKIEGAQCIIDVLKMKLYKFKPEGGKPEKLPIPESEQETANALHNELVEKAAENDENLMELYFDKGTLNEDEMRQGIKIGMLQHQLFPVFCVSALLDMGTGRLMGFIDNVAPAASELKPEYSKEGKEIDRTPDAPTSLFIFKTLHQPNLGQVTFFKVMSGEINTNDKLTNAQNGEVETINQLFIMDGKERKSVQKLTVGDIGATLKLKHTETNDTLYGGQESITIKEIQYPAPRITKTVNPTNQNDEEKLTEALKKIHSQDPTVEISYSNESKEMLIGCQGELHLATINWALENIYGVQASYKKPKILYRETIVKPSRGFYKHKKQSGGAGQFGEVHLKIEPWYEGMPEPEGFNIRGKEEIDLNWGGKLVMYNCIVGGVIDQRYLTAILKGVLEVMENGPLTGSFIRDVRVMVYDGKMHSVDSNDISFKIAGANAFKEAFLNANPKLLEPILELEVKVPEEMVGSVMTDLQSRRALIQGVTSLDHYQILKCTIPAAEMYGYSTDLRSLTQGKATFSSKFSSYQTVPANTQEIIVKECKSEQLTEV, encoded by the coding sequence CTTTTTGAGGCAGGATTAATCAACAGAAGAGGTACTGTAGAAGATAAAAATACCGTTTCAGACCACCACGAGATAGAACACGAAAGAGGTATTTCTGTGTTCGCCACACCACTACATACTGAATGGCGTAATTACAAAATAAATATTATTGATACTCCTGGTCTCGACGATTTTATAGGAGAAATTATCTCTTCTATTCGCGTGGGAGATACTGTTGTTAATGTAATAGATGGAAAACAAGGTGTAGAAATAGGTACTGAAATAATTTGGAATTATATAGATACTTATAACCGACCCACTTTATTTGTGGTAAACCAAATAGATCATGTGAATTGTGATTTTAACGAGTCTTTTAACAGTATCAAAAAATTAGTAGGAAACAATGCGGTAAAAATTCAGTATCCTGTTAAGATAGAAGGAGCCCAGTGCATAATTGATGTGCTTAAAATGAAACTATATAAATTCAAACCCGAGGGTGGTAAGCCAGAAAAATTGCCGATTCCTGAGAGTGAACAAGAAACTGCCAATGCACTTCATAATGAACTTGTTGAAAAGGCTGCAGAAAACGATGAAAACTTAATGGAATTGTACTTTGATAAAGGCACCTTGAATGAAGATGAAATGCGACAAGGAATTAAAATAGGAATGTTGCAGCATCAGCTATTTCCGGTATTCTGTGTTTCTGCCTTACTCGATATGGGTACTGGTAGATTAATGGGATTTATAGACAATGTAGCTCCAGCGGCTTCAGAGCTAAAACCTGAATATAGCAAAGAAGGTAAGGAAATTGACCGCACTCCCGATGCCCCAACAAGTTTATTTATCTTTAAAACTTTACATCAGCCCAATTTGGGTCAGGTAACGTTCTTTAAAGTAATGTCTGGTGAAATAAATACGAATGATAAGTTAACCAATGCACAAAATGGTGAAGTGGAAACCATTAACCAGCTCTTTATTATGGATGGTAAAGAACGTAAATCGGTTCAAAAACTCACTGTAGGTGATATCGGCGCTACCTTAAAGTTAAAACATACTGAAACCAATGATACCTTGTATGGTGGTCAAGAAAGTATTACTATTAAAGAAATTCAATATCCTGCCCCAAGAATTACAAAAACTGTTAATCCTACAAACCAAAATGATGAAGAAAAACTAACAGAGGCACTCAAAAAAATACACAGTCAAGATCCTACAGTAGAGATATCGTATTCAAACGAATCTAAAGAAATGCTCATTGGCTGCCAAGGAGAATTGCACTTAGCGACTATTAATTGGGCCTTGGAAAATATTTATGGAGTGCAGGCTAGTTATAAAAAACCTAAAATTTTATACCGTGAAACCATTGTAAAGCCCAGTAGAGGTTTTTATAAGCATAAGAAACAATCGGGCGGTGCGGGTCAGTTCGGAGAAGTGCATTTAAAAATTGAGCCTTGGTACGAAGGTATGCCTGAACCCGAAGGGTTTAACATACGAGGTAAAGAAGAAATAGACCTTAACTGGGGTGGTAAACTGGTAATGTATAATTGTATTGTTGGAGGTGTTATCGACCAACGTTATTTAACTGCCATTCTAAAAGGTGTTTTAGAAGTAATGGAAAACGGACCGCTTACGGGGTCTTTTATTAGAGATGTACGTGTTATGGTATACGACGGTAAGATGCACTCTGTAGACTCTAATGATATTTCGTTTAAAATTGCTGGTGCAAATGCATTTAAAGAAGCATTTTTAAATGCTAATCCGAAATTATTAGAACCTATATTAGAATTAGAGGTAAAAGTACCTGAAGAAATGGTAGGTAGTGTCATGACCGATTTACAATCGAGAAGAGCACTTATACAAGGAGTAACTAGTTTAGATCATTATCAGATTTTAAAATGTACGATACCCGCTGCGGAAATGTATGGTTATTCAACTGACTTACGATCTCTTACACAAGGAAAAGCTACGTTTAGCTCAAAATTTTCATCTTATCAAACCGTGCCTGCCAATACACAAGAAATAATTGTAAAAGAATGCAAATCGGAACAGTTAACAGAAGTGTAA
- a CDS encoding SMI1/KNR4 family protein has product MTKEEKLNKILSWYSEVNEEETKYLATQENFLQVHEIEKLIGEAIPKDIRDFFKKYDGESGNGYGSFFGHSFVSLSEMKNSLDFAKTQVKPEKPKITDPNKSNNLIKRIIQLVVNELPLKKKLGFIKPKWHKVEFETGPGSMGGPYFYSDKNTSDKEREIVKLSTETRKRISQFTKELHELEIQDYNWDNLEIIAYGDGEHKIDRTFYDFDNTLPLTSTPEGAIKKKYFHIKWIPLISDYGGNYIGIDLDPDKNGTKEQVIIFGRDEEDMIVLADSWDEFLDWNLDLIEKKGDNLKNESHLHDIYKQIKSA; this is encoded by the coding sequence ATGACAAAAGAAGAAAAACTAAACAAAATACTTAGCTGGTACTCTGAAGTGAATGAAGAGGAAACCAAATATCTTGCTACACAGGAGAACTTTCTTCAAGTTCATGAAATTGAGAAGTTAATAGGAGAAGCTATTCCGAAAGATATTAGAGACTTCTTCAAAAAATATGATGGAGAATCTGGAAATGGATACGGCTCTTTTTTTGGACATTCATTTGTTAGTCTTAGCGAAATGAAAAACAGTCTTGATTTTGCTAAAACACAAGTAAAACCTGAAAAACCAAAAATAACTGACCCCAATAAGTCAAATAACTTAATTAAGCGGATTATACAACTTGTAGTTAATGAACTTCCTTTAAAGAAAAAACTAGGATTTATCAAACCCAAATGGCACAAGGTGGAATTTGAAACTGGACCTGGTTCAATGGGAGGTCCATATTTTTATTCAGACAAGAACACTTCTGATAAAGAACGTGAGATAGTAAAACTGAGCACCGAAACACGAAAGCGAATTTCACAATTCACAAAAGAACTTCACGAACTTGAAATTCAGGATTATAATTGGGATAATCTTGAAATTATAGCATACGGTGATGGGGAACATAAAATTGATAGAACATTCTACGATTTTGATAATACTTTACCATTAACATCAACTCCAGAAGGAGCAATAAAAAAGAAGTATTTCCACATCAAATGGATTCCGTTGATATCGGATTATGGCGGGAATTACATTGGAATTGATTTAGACCCTGATAAAAATGGGACAAAGGAGCAAGTTATTATCTTCGGAAGAGATGAGGAAGATATGATTGTTTTGGCTGACTCTTGGGATGAATTTCTAGATTGGAATCTTGATTTGATTGAGAAAAAAGGAGACAATCTAAAAAATGAAAGCCATTTACACGATATATATAAACAAATAAAAAGTGCCTAA
- a CDS encoding response regulator transcription factor, whose protein sequence is MHAYTCFEAENGKEALDILSKKETDIVITDYMMPVMNGLAFIEKIREKEINIPILMLTARSDSKSKLQVLRLGIDDYMNKPFEKEELLIRIQNALKNNATRTAFIKLNTIDKKELHQNTSWIKNVKDFIYQECSNTNMTQEDVASHFNTSRSSLIRKIKAKTGLTPNQFITEVKLQKAHYLAEQDPTILLKTLALEVGYLYPTYFSKIYTQRFGIPPVYKNKKRVN, encoded by the coding sequence TTGCATGCATATACATGTTTTGAGGCTGAAAACGGAAAAGAAGCTTTAGACATACTTTCTAAAAAGGAAACTGATATCGTGATTACCGATTACATGATGCCTGTAATGAATGGTTTGGCCTTCATTGAAAAAATTAGAGAAAAAGAAATTAACATTCCTATTCTAATGCTTACGGCTCGTTCTGACTCTAAAAGTAAATTACAAGTGCTACGCTTAGGAATAGACGATTACATGAACAAACCTTTTGAAAAAGAAGAATTGCTCATTCGAATACAAAATGCTCTTAAAAATAATGCTACTCGAACAGCCTTTATTAAGTTAAACACTATTGATAAAAAAGAATTACATCAAAATACTTCATGGATTAAAAATGTAAAAGATTTTATTTACCAAGAGTGTTCAAATACGAATATGACACAAGAAGATGTTGCATCTCATTTCAACACTTCTAGAAGTTCTTTGATTAGAAAGATAAAAGCTAAAACTGGATTAACCCCTAACCAATTTATTACTGAAGTTAAACTTCAAAAAGCACACTATTTAGCCGAACAAGACCCCACCATACTTCTAAAAACCTTAGCTTTAGAAGTTGGCTATTTGTACCCTACCTATTTTTCTAAAATATATACACAACGTTTTGGTATACCTCCTGTATATAAAAACAAAAAGAGAGTCAATTAA